In one window of Tachypleus tridentatus isolate NWPU-2018 chromosome 2, ASM421037v1, whole genome shotgun sequence DNA:
- the LOC143245267 gene encoding uncharacterized protein LOC143245267 produces MVNLYKRRLLGLATGLVLVALSHCQPLDGDTAAVKQKKFKPEFVTPKVQVSLSCKPDEIVVTMNFTEPFNGVAHAGDKESPCKLRGSGDTNYILNVPLTSCGTRHEVSELLHSVELVQLLGDKV; encoded by the exons ATGGTTAACTTGTACAAAAGGAGACTTTTAGGCTTAGCAACAGGGTTG GTACTTGTAGCTTTATCGCACTGTCAGCCACTAGATGGAGACACTGCAgcagttaaacaaaaaaaatttaaacctgAGTTTGTCACACCGAAAGTTCAAG TTTCTCTATCGTGCAAACCTGACGAAATCGTGGTGACCATGAACTTTACGGAACCTTTTAACGGGGTGGCGCACGCTGGCGACAAAGAAAGTCCGTGCAAACTGAGAGGCAGTGGAGACACAAACTACATTCTCAATGTACCATTGACATCATGTGGAACAAGACACGAGGTGAGCGAACTGCTGCATTCAGTAGAGCTTGTTCAGTTACTGGGGGACAAAGTTTGA